The Lysinibacillus irui sequence GACAGAGCCTAAACGACCTAATGGGAACAAGTTTTTCCCTAACTCATCTTTAGAGCTTCCTATTGATGCTGATGCATAATCTGCCATACCTGTATCAATATAGCCAGGATGAATAGAGTTGACGCGTACACCATATGGGGCATATTCCATTGCGGCATCTTTAGTCATAATGCGAACAGCGCCTTTACTAGCTCCATATAATACATGTCCAGCAGCGCCTGTTAGACCAGCAATAGAAGAAGCATTTATAACAGAACCTTTATTTTGTTTAGCCATAAGTGGCATAATGTGCTTCATACCTAGGAAGACACCTGTTACATTAATGGACATTAAACGATTCCAATCAGATAGTTCGATCTCAGCGAGTGGTTTAATAATATAAATACCCGCATTGTTGAATAGGATATCTACTTTGTTAAATGTTTTTATTGTTTCGTCCGCGACTTTTTTCCAGTCATCTTCATTGCTAACATCATGACGAACAAATAATGCTTCTCCGCCAATAGCTTGAATATCTCGGATTGTGTCGTTACCAGATTGTTCATTTATATCAGTAATGACTACTTTTGCTCCTTCTTTAGCAAATAATAGTGCTGTTTCTTTCCCGATTCCTGTACCTCCACCTGTAATAATGGCTACTTTATTTTCCAGTCTCATTGCTAGCACGCACCTTTCATTATTTCGGTTTTATGGTTACCTAAGGATTCAAAAGTATTCGCATTGTTTAGCGATACTTTCATCTTACTCCTTTCAATTTGAAATACTATCCTATAAGATGCTGTATAATATAGTGAGTGAATATCCTCCATTTATAGGGGTATTTTAGTGTGAAGGAGAAGATTTTCCTATGACGCATCCGTTTCAGTCAGTTGAAGAAGTAACACTGCAGGAATTTGTGTTATTTATTAAAATTCATCATAAACAAATTGAAGAGAATACAAATATTTATCTTAATCTAGAACCTTCTATAGCCGAATCTGATCAAAAAAGGGTAGCTATGCTACTGGATTCGTTTTTACGCTTAACGACACATACAAACATTGATGAATTAAATGAAGATGATAAATCATTTTTTACTACGTGGCTTCAATCACAGCTGTCTATTATTGATAAGAAGAGCTTTAATTTATTTCAATTAATTTTTGAGAAAGCATTGATTACCTTTATGATTCAGCAAAAGAGTAGCCGAACGAATGCCATCTTAATGTATGTGCTATCAAAATTTACGTTTCTAGTACAGCTTTACTATGGGGGAGATCACAATGTTAATTATCGATCTACAGATAATCAGGAATTGAAGTATTTACAGTTACTGGATAAGCTTGATACATTGTTGATTAGTTCCACAGGTTATCAGGACTTAGCCTATATTTTAAAAAAATGCGAAGAGTATTTTAGTTATAAAAGATGCGTTTTTTACGCTTATGTCCCATGGTCCAATCAATTTTATGGTGTTATTGGAGCAGAGCTTTCTAAGGTGCAAAGTATGAAAGGGCAGCTAACTGGGGATAACACGATACTTAGTTCAAAAAAACCCATTTATTTAAAAAACCCTAAAAATTACGTGAAGGAGGAGCATATTCAGTTATTTAATTTATCCTCCATTATTTTTATCCCTATTATGCGACGAGACCAGTTATTTGGATGGCTGACATTCGATCAGCTAGGTGAAGAATTTGATTGTACAAAAGAAGAGTTATTGCTTCTAGAAGAAGTGGGAAATCGTCTAGGGTTATTTTTATCGCGTAAGGGTGAGAAGGTAGAAAAAAATACAGAGCTACATTTAACAGAAAGGGAGTCAATGATACTTGGCTTGCTTGCTGAAGGCTATGACAATAAAAAAATTGGCGGTTTCTTGTTTTTAAGTGAGCATACAGTCAGAGATTATGTAAGTAGTCTAATGACAAAACTCAAAGCGAAAAATCGAACACAGGTCGTTGCCTCTGCTTTTCGTCTAGGACTGTTAAGCTAAACAAACACATGCACTTCTGCTAGGAGTGCATTTTTAGTATGTTGTCTACCTAAAATGTCTCAACACCTTTCTGAAAATAATTATTATTTAAAATATAGTTATGAAAATAGGGAAGTATTGTCATCTAGTTATCCGCTGCAGGGAAAGAAATATAGTAGTAAAACAATTTTTACGAATATTACAAGCAAAAGCGTTTAAGCTTACACGATTGTAATGAAATTGAAAGCCAATGCGATAGAGTGTAATACATTATTTTGCGAGAATGTGTATAGAAGCAAGAACAAGAAGCGGAGGCATACACAATGAATGAAAAATTAGAAGGCGTATACGAGGAGTACAATCGTTATATATATCACTTATGTTTAAAACTAACTCGCAATAATGTAGAAGCTGAGGATTTAATGCAAGAAGTTTGGGTTAAGGTTGTACGCTATGAAGACAGCGTTGCTGAGGTGGAGCATATTAAAGCTTGGCTGACAACTATTACAATGAATACTTTTAGAGACCGCTATCGTAAAAAAGTGCGTCGTAGTAAATATATGATGAACCAACCTGAAACATTAGACGTACCGATTTTAGATTTGGTTCCCAATAATGATATTTCAACAGAAGAAAAAATTGAAAAGGATATTGTCACAAAACTAGTCCAAGATAAAATGGAGCAATTAGATGCCATTTATCGAAAAACTTTATGGTATTTCTACATAGACCAATATTCACTTGCAGAAATCTCTACGATTATGAAAGTTTCCATAGGAACTGTGAAGTCTCGTTTGTTCCGTGCAAAGGCTCGTTTAAAAGAAATGCTCATGTCGGATACAGCTATTGTGGAATCTGTGCTACCAGCGTAATAAAAGCCGATTGGTCGCCTACCACAAGTACTTAGACAGAAGTATTCGTTCGGCTAATCAAAAAAAGATGCATTCGCAAATATTTGCGAATGCATCTTTTCATGTTGTGAAAGAAATGAGGTAACTAATAGAATAAGACCTTTTGACTGGGCTGATTTTCGTTCCGCCAGCTCCCATTTCAGGAGAGAGTCCGATGAGTCATTTCACTTTGTTCGCTCAAGGGTCTCATCTGTGAGGCATATCCCATAGAAGTGACATTGTCTCCTCTCCAATCAACTAAGCTACAAAGGCTTTATGCTCATTATAACTATTTTTAGAGAAAGGAAAGGCTCTCTATAATTAGTCACAATAACAATAAAATGAGTAAACACTTTCATTTTGTATGCGAGACCTTTGCCGAAAAATAACATTTTTTTGCGAAAGGGTAAGCCTTTTTTACCTTTTACAAAAATGCTATAGATTGTTTTGAGTTCTTTATTCTGATCGATTCGTCTCAACATCCAATAGACATTTAGAAAAAATATTTCGTAATGTTTGCAGTTCTTCTGCTGTTAGCATCCCAAACATATTGTTAATAATTTCGCTCACTTGTTGACGAGATTCTTTTAGGATATTTTCTCCTTCAGCAGTTATGACAAGTTGAGAAGCTCGTCGGTCTGTAGCGTGCTGTGTTTTTTCAATAAAGCCTCCATTAATAAGCTTTGTTGTTAACACTGTGACGCCACCAGTGGTTACTTTTAACCGCTCAGCAATAGCAGAAGGGCGTTTTGGGCCCTCCTGCGATAAGTAGTCTAAAATTAAAATATGGGATTTTGAAAAGCCGAGCACATTATGATTATTCCACTCGTTTGCCCACTTACGCTCAATAGATGAAACGACTTCAAACAATGAGGTAATGGCTTTTTGTTTTTCTTGATCCATAGAAGGTCATCTCCAAAACTGTTTTAGCTTTCTTGTGCCAATCTTGTCATCGCATTTAATTCGTATGCACGCACTTTACGTGGGATAAAACGACGGATGTCCATCTCATTGTAACCAACTTGAATACGTTTTTCATCTATTAAAATAGGGCTTCGCAACATTCTTGGGTGTGCCTGGATAATAGCGAATAGCTCTTGAATAGAAAGTTGTTCAATATCGATATTTAAGTTTTTAAAATCATTCGAGTTAGTTGCGATAATTTCATCTGTGCCATCTTCCGTCATACTTAGAATTTCTTTAAATTCTGCAAGAGTAAGAGGGTGAGATGTAATACGTTTTTCTTTATATTCAATGTTGTGATCTTTTAACCATTTAAGTGCTTTTCTGGATGAAGAACAGCTCGCTTGTGAGTAAATTGTAACTGTCATTCTTCATTCCTCGCTTTCTTTTTTAGATTATATTTTACAAATAGCTTATTAGTAAGTTAAGTGGTCTATATATATCTTACTAGTAAGCTATATATAAATCAATAGTTAATTGAAATATTTTCTCAATAGCAAAATATTTTTTTAGTTATATTAAGTATACGAAGCATACAGCAAAAGGTTTCATTTATTCAGCTTACAATGATGTAAGTATAGTGTCTTGGTGTAATGAGTTTTGGGTTACCCACGGGCTTGTCCTAGAGGAGAGAGATTATAAAATATAAATGTAAATTGTTAGTCCACTGATTATATTATGTTTAAAGATGTCTAATTATACATAGTAATTTCAAAAAAATTAAAAGAGCAGCCCCTATAATATGTGGGAACTGCTCTTGATATTAGCTTTGTTGTCCAGAAGTGAACCAATCTTGTACATTCCAAACCTTTGTTACTAGCCCGTCATAGAATTCTGGTTCATGGCTTACTAGTACGATGGTGCCTTTAAATTCTTTCATAGCACGTTTTAGTTCATTTTTTGCATCTACATCTAAATGGTTTGTCGGTTCGTCAAAAAGAAGCCAGTTAGCTTCTTCCATCATTAATTTACATAAACGAACTTTCGCTTGCTCACCACCAGATAATGAATTGAGTGGGCGTGTAATATGGTCCGTTTTTAAACCAGCTCTTGCTAAAGCGGCACGAACCTGCGCTTGTTCCATAGAAGGAAAGGCATTCCACACATCATCAATTGGAGTGATTTTCTCTGCTTTAACCTCTTGCTCAAAGTAAGATGGATAAAGGTAATCACCTCGAACCACTTTCCCGCCAAGGGGATTAATTTTCCCTAGCATCGTTTTTAGTAATGTTGATTTACCTACACCATTCATGCCAACTAGCGCGATCTTTTCGCCACGTTCAATGGCAAAAGTTAGTGGAGGAAGCAATGGCTTGTCCTTATCGTAACCTATGACTAAATTTTCAGCCTCTACAACATAGCGGCCAGATGAACGTGCTTCTTTAAAACCAAATTCAGGTTTTACAGCCGTCTCTGGTCGATCAATTCGTTCTAAACGATCGAGCTGCTTAGCACGAGATTTTGCACGTCCAGTAGTAGAATAGCGCGCTTTATTTTTAGCGATAAAGTCCTCTTGTTTCTTGATGAATTCCTGTTGCTTTTCATATGCTTCAATATGCTGGCGTTTATTAATTTCAGCAAGCTCTAGGAATTTTTCATAGGTTGCTGTATACCGCGTTAATTTGGAAAACTCAAGTTGGAAAATAACATCCACTGTCTCGTTCATAAATTCTGTATCATGTGAAATTAAGAGGAATGCATATGGATAGTTTTTTAAATAGTTCTTTAGCCAAGTAATATGTTCCTCATCTAAATAGTTCGTAGGCTCATCTAGTAATAGGACTTTCGGTTTTTCTAATAACAGCTTTGCTAGTAAAACCTTTGTACGTTGTCCACCAGAAAGGGCAGCTACATCACGTTCTAAGCCAATGGCATCAAGACCAAGTCCGCGTGCAACCTCTTCAATTTTCATATCAAGAGAATAGAAATCGCCCGCATCGAGTGCATCTTGAACTTCCGCCATTTGCTCTAGCAGAACCTCTAATTCTTCAGGTGATGCTTCTGCCATTTTCCCTGTAATGTCATTTAGCTCTTCTTCTTTTTTATATAATGGTAAAAAGGCATCGCGTAGCACCTCACGCATTGTTCTGCCAGCAGTTAGTACAGTATGTTGGTCAAGATACCCATAATGTGTACCAGGAAGCCACTCAACTTTTCCTGTATCATGAATTGTTTGCCCCGTTATGATGCCCATTAATGTAGATTTACCTACACCGTTAGCTCCTACGAGTCCAATGTGATCACCTTCTACTAATCGAAACGAAACATCTTTAAAGAGTGTACGATCACCAAAAGAATGACCTAAATTTTCAACTGTTAATATTGCCATATTAGTTCCTCCAATATCCTTCGTGTTTACATTTTATAGTTCAGCTAATTGTTTATTAAGTTCTGCTAGCTTAGCTTCCATATTAGCAAGGCGTTGCTCTGCTTTTGATACCTGATCGTTGTGCCCAGTAGACTCTAATTTTTCGATATCACCTTGTAAATTCATATAGTCCATTTTTAACTCTTTAATTTGGTATTCAATATCGCTTTTTGTTGGCATGATTATGACTCCTTTATGAGAATGTTTGTATAGCGAATGCGTGTAAAAGCGATGGAGGTTTTTTTGAGCCCCCACCGCTTATAATTTAAATCAATCGGGTTCTGATAATTTTTGAATCTGCCTATGTTCCAACTTTCACAAGAAGAGCTGGAGTGAAAAATTCTTATATATTGTATCATAATCATCTTCGAAGTAGCACTAAGTAGAAGCGATATTATGACGATCATAAGCAAAATCTAAAAGTAAAGCTTGGAGTGTTTCGTTGTTTGCTGCAAGATTGAGTTGTCGCTGCTTTCTTACAGCCCGTTCACTGCGAGCTTCATGTAAAAGGAACTCCATAACAGCATTTTGGATTTGTGATTGCTTCATTTTACGACCAAGTCCAAGATGAATGAAGCCGTTATGCTCCCGAGGGAAAGCATGTAGTAGTTCAGCTTCAGTTTGTGCAAGTGTAATGCAGGGCACACCATAAGAAGCAATTTTATAAGGTGTATAGTTAGCATTACAAATAATGACATCAGCTTTCGGTAATAGTTTAAGGAGTGCGTTTTTATCGCGAAGAATAGCGGTATTGCGACGACTTAGAACCATCATTTGCAAATCATCTGTTGCATGGCGATAGCTATCGTCAATCATAACTGTAATTTGTAGTGGGATTTGTAGTTGAGTTAAGTGTCGAAGTGTTCGGTAGGTTAAATTATGCTCGTCCCCATCTTCGAAAGCAACAACGATATGGGGAGGGTTTTCAGGTGTTTTATTGTCAGGGATGTCGTCAAACTGTTGATAAGCTTCTGGTAGTGCAAAAACAAAACTTCCGCCAATATAATGCGACGGTAAATAATCTTTAACTTCTTGATAGAGTGCTAGTAATACACAATCACAGGCTTGACCACCTTCACCAAAGTCATCGAAGTGAATAATGGTTTTACAGAAAGGTCGTAAATCTTGTACTTGCCAGCTTTCAGAGTTACGCCCATCTCTGACAATTAAATCAGGCTGAATTCCTTTGATTTGCTTAGGCAGTTCGTTAAAATGGTCAAATAAAATAGGAGAAAGACCTTCATTCATTAAAATTTGAATACCTTCATTCGAAGGAGTCTTTACAAATATAAGAACTTTCTCATTAGTAAGTAGCTTAGCTAATGTTGAAACCCGTTCAAAAGGATACAGCCCTTTATCAATACAGCTTTCAATAATGAAAACAATCGTTTTTTTTGGTTCAATTGCTTGCGTTTCTTTTTGCAAATGTATCCCACCCTTTCCTCTGTCTCTTTAAATTATGGCGAAGAAAGAACAAGTATGTGTAAAATTTAGGATTTGGTCACGATGGACTTTAGAGAATCTTCTAAATTGCTATCTTGAAGGACATCATAATTAACTTTTTAATCATCATAAAATTGGTCGATATATATAGTAAGGCCAAGATAAGGAAAGAAACATACGTTAATGTAAATTATGGAGAAGGAGGGGAGAAGCATGAGCATGCGTGCGGCGATTGTTGTAGGGGCAACAGGTTTAACGGGTTCCTCTCTTGTTGAACAACTATGTAACAATAATGAATATGTTTCAGTAACAGTTATTGCACGGAGAAAGCCAACTTTTACACATCCAAAGCTAGAAGTGAAAATTTGTGATTTTGATCAGATAGAAGAACAAGATATTGAATTTGCTCATGAATTGTATTGTTGCTTAGGAACAACTATAAAAAAAGCAGGTTCTCGTGAGATGTTTGAAAAGGTAGATTTTGAATATCCATTAGCAATTGCCTCCTTAGCAAAAAAACGTGGCATTCCTCATTTTATCGTCATCACAGCAATGGGAGCCAATGAAAATTCGCCTTTTTACTATAATCGGGTTAAAGGAAAACTAGAGCATGATTTAGTGGAGTTGGGTTTACAGAGGCTTTCTATTATCCGACCATCACTGTTAGTAGGAGATCGGGATGAATTTCGATTAGGGGAAAAGGTAGGAGAAAAACTATTAAAGTTTGCACATCCTCTACTAATAGGACCTTTTAAACGCTCTAGAGCAATTGATGCCTCACAGGTGGCTAAGGCTATGATCATCATTGCCTTATATGGTAAGCAGCAGTCAGTCACTATTTATTCGTCAGATGAATTAGCAACATGCGAGTATCCCGAAGCTTCAGAAGATACCATTTCAAGAGAGGTATTATTTAACTGGGATAAGCTACATGAAGGCGAGAAAGTAAATCGTGATGTAGTTATTAATCGAGATAAATATAAGCTTGAGGAAACAGTTATTGATAAGGAAGTCCATTTTCGGCATCGCGATCAAGAGAAAAAATAATGTAAATAGTGTTTCCGTTCCGCCTAAAGACTGAAATTGTTCCTTTCCACACTACAATTCTTTCCGAGCCACTTTTCATTTGTTACAATATTATTGTAGAAGATGAATGTGGAGGCAAAGTAAAGATGAAAATTTTACTCGTTGATGGCACAATGTTTGGTCGTAAAACAGGTGCTATTTTAGAGCAAGTGGAACAATATATTAAAGAATTAGATGCTAGTTTCGAGTTAGAAATGATGCATTTTAGTCAATATAAGCATCAAATTGTGGATGGTTCACCACTCAACGATGATATGAAGAAAATGATTCAACAATTTGAGGAAGCAG is a genomic window containing:
- a CDS encoding SDR family NAD(P)-dependent oxidoreductase, whose translation is MRLENKVAIITGGGTGIGKETALLFAKEGAKVVITDINEQSGNDTIRDIQAIGGEALFVRHDVSNEDDWKKVADETIKTFNKVDILFNNAGIYIIKPLAEIELSDWNRLMSINVTGVFLGMKHIMPLMAKQNKGSVINASSIAGLTGAAGHVLYGASKGAVRIMTKDAAMEYAPYGVRVNSIHPGYIDTGMADYASASIGSSKDELGKNLFPLGRLGSVKEVAQTVLFLASDESSFSTGAEFVIDGGATAK
- a CDS encoding helix-turn-helix domain-containing protein yields the protein MTHPFQSVEEVTLQEFVLFIKIHHKQIEENTNIYLNLEPSIAESDQKRVAMLLDSFLRLTTHTNIDELNEDDKSFFTTWLQSQLSIIDKKSFNLFQLIFEKALITFMIQQKSSRTNAILMYVLSKFTFLVQLYYGGDHNVNYRSTDNQELKYLQLLDKLDTLLISSTGYQDLAYILKKCEEYFSYKRCVFYAYVPWSNQFYGVIGAELSKVQSMKGQLTGDNTILSSKKPIYLKNPKNYVKEEHIQLFNLSSIIFIPIMRRDQLFGWLTFDQLGEEFDCTKEELLLLEEVGNRLGLFLSRKGEKVEKNTELHLTERESMILGLLAEGYDNKKIGGFLFLSEHTVRDYVSSLMTKLKAKNRTQVVASAFRLGLLS
- a CDS encoding RNA polymerase sigma factor produces the protein MNEKLEGVYEEYNRYIYHLCLKLTRNNVEAEDLMQEVWVKVVRYEDSVAEVEHIKAWLTTITMNTFRDRYRKKVRRSKYMMNQPETLDVPILDLVPNNDISTEEKIEKDIVTKLVQDKMEQLDAIYRKTLWYFYIDQYSLAEISTIMKVSIGTVKSRLFRAKARLKEMLMSDTAIVESVLPA
- a CDS encoding MarR family winged helix-turn-helix transcriptional regulator encodes the protein MDQEKQKAITSLFEVVSSIERKWANEWNNHNVLGFSKSHILILDYLSQEGPKRPSAIAERLKVTTGGVTVLTTKLINGGFIEKTQHATDRRASQLVITAEGENILKESRQQVSEIINNMFGMLTAEELQTLRNIFSKCLLDVETNRSE
- the spx gene encoding transcriptional regulator Spx, which codes for MTVTIYSQASCSSSRKALKWLKDHNIEYKEKRITSHPLTLAEFKEILSMTEDGTDEIIATNSNDFKNLNIDIEQLSIQELFAIIQAHPRMLRSPILIDEKRIQVGYNEMDIRRFIPRKVRAYELNAMTRLAQES
- a CDS encoding ABC-F family ATP-binding cassette domain-containing protein — translated: MAILTVENLGHSFGDRTLFKDVSFRLVEGDHIGLVGANGVGKSTLMGIITGQTIHDTGKVEWLPGTHYGYLDQHTVLTAGRTMREVLRDAFLPLYKKEEELNDITGKMAEASPEELEVLLEQMAEVQDALDAGDFYSLDMKIEEVARGLGLDAIGLERDVAALSGGQRTKVLLAKLLLEKPKVLLLDEPTNYLDEEHITWLKNYLKNYPYAFLLISHDTEFMNETVDVIFQLEFSKLTRYTATYEKFLELAEINKRQHIEAYEKQQEFIKKQEDFIAKNKARYSTTGRAKSRAKQLDRLERIDRPETAVKPEFGFKEARSSGRYVVEAENLVIGYDKDKPLLPPLTFAIERGEKIALVGMNGVGKSTLLKTMLGKINPLGGKVVRGDYLYPSYFEQEVKAEKITPIDDVWNAFPSMEQAQVRAALARAGLKTDHITRPLNSLSGGEQAKVRLCKLMMEEANWLLFDEPTNHLDVDAKNELKRAMKEFKGTIVLVSHEPEFYDGLVTKVWNVQDWFTSGQQS
- a CDS encoding SE1832 family protein, whose translation is MPTKSDIEYQIKELKMDYMNLQGDIEKLESTGHNDQVSKAEQRLANMEAKLAELNKQLAEL
- a CDS encoding PseG/SpsG family protein; translation: MQKETQAIEPKKTIVFIIESCIDKGLYPFERVSTLAKLLTNEKVLIFVKTPSNEGIQILMNEGLSPILFDHFNELPKQIKGIQPDLIVRDGRNSESWQVQDLRPFCKTIIHFDDFGEGGQACDCVLLALYQEVKDYLPSHYIGGSFVFALPEAYQQFDDIPDNKTPENPPHIVVAFEDGDEHNLTYRTLRHLTQLQIPLQITVMIDDSYRHATDDLQMMVLSRRNTAILRDKNALLKLLPKADVIICNANYTPYKIASYGVPCITLAQTEAELLHAFPREHNGFIHLGLGRKMKQSQIQNAVMEFLLHEARSERAVRKQRQLNLAANNETLQALLLDFAYDRHNIAST
- a CDS encoding oxidoreductase; translated protein: MSMRAAIVVGATGLTGSSLVEQLCNNNEYVSVTVIARRKPTFTHPKLEVKICDFDQIEEQDIEFAHELYCCLGTTIKKAGSREMFEKVDFEYPLAIASLAKKRGIPHFIVITAMGANENSPFYYNRVKGKLEHDLVELGLQRLSIIRPSLLVGDRDEFRLGEKVGEKLLKFAHPLLIGPFKRSRAIDASQVAKAMIIIALYGKQQSVTIYSSDELATCEYPEASEDTISREVLFNWDKLHEGEKVNRDVVINRDKYKLEETVIDKEVHFRHRDQEKK